The genomic region GTAGTCGGTGACGAGCCACCCGTGCACGCCCGGTTCGAGTTCGACGGGGACCACGGGGCCGTGGTCGGCGCGCATCTTCTCGTAGAGGGCGTAGGGGTCGGGGTGCGGCTCACTGTGGTGGAGCGCTGCGCGGGGGCATCCAGATGTCACGGGACCTCGACTGGGGGGTGTGGTCGGGGACGGGAGCGGCCGTCCTTCCAGGGCTCGGGCACGGCGGGGGCCGCGCGGGGCTGCGCGAGAACCCCTGACTACACGGAGTTCTCGCGCAAACCCTAGCGGGTTCGGGGCGCTTTCACACCGGGTCCTTCGTCGTCGCTCCTGCCTGGCTCGTTCCTCGCCGACGGCAGAGACTCCTCCTGCAGGCACCGGTGCGCCCCTCACCACCTGCCTGTCTTGGGCCTCCGCTCGTGCCTCGCTTCGGCCCGATCAACCCTTTGGGGTTCCCGGAACGATCCCGCGCACCTTCCACCCCCTGTGGATCCGGCGAGCGGAACCGCTCCCCCTTGCCCCGGTGGTTCCGACGGCCGAAGGCCCCGCCTACCGGGCGTCCGGTGGCGGGGCCTTCGGCTCGGGAGCCGTTGCTATTCGTTGGGTGCGGGCTCGGTGAGCGGGCGGAAGCGGCGCAGCCGCTGGCTGTTGGTCACCACGAACACGCTCGACATCGCCATCGCGGCGCCCGCCAGCATCGGGTTGAGCAGGCCCGCCGCGGCGATGGGCAGCGCCGCCGCGTTGTAGGCGAAGGCCCAGAACAGGTTGCCGCGGATGGTCCCGAGCGTGCGCCGGGACAGCCGCACCGCGTCGGCCGCGGCGCGCAGGTCCCCGCGGACCAGTGTGAGGTCGCTGGCCTCGATGGCCACGTCGGTCCCGGTGCCCATGGACAGCCCCAGGTCGGCCTGGGCCAGGGCGGCGGCGTCGTTGACCCCGTCCCCGACCATGGCCACGGTGCGCCCCTCGGCCTGGAGGCGGGTGACCACGTCGACCTTGTCCTTGGGCAGGACCTCGGCGACGACCTCCTCGATCCCGACCTCGTCGGCGACCGCCCGGGCCACGGCCTTGTTGTCGCCGGTCAGCAGGATCGGGGTCAGTCCCAGCTCGCGGAACCACCGGACCGCCTCGGCGCTGGTGGGCTTGACCGTGTCGGACACCACCAGCACGCCCCTGGCGCGTCCGTCCCAGCCGACGGCGACGGCCGTGCGGCCCTCGGACTCGGCGGCCTCGATCGCGTCGGCGAGTTCCTCCGGCAGGTCCTGCGACCACTCCTGGAGCAGTGCCACCCGGCCGACCAGGACGGCGTGGCCGTCCACGACGCCCTGGACGCCCCGGCCCTCGATGTTGGCGAAGTCCTCTGTCGCGGGGAGCGCCCCCACCCGCTCGGTCGCGCCCTTGGCGATCGCGCGGGCGATGGGGTGTTCGGAGGCGTTCTCCAGTGCTCCGGCCAGGCGCAGCAGCTCGTCCTCGTCCTGTCCGGGGGCGGCGGTGACTCCGGCGAGCGCCATGGTCCCGGTGGTGACGGTGCCGGTCTTGTCCAGGACGACCGTGTCGACCCGGCGGGTGCTCTCCAGCACCTCGGGGCCCTTGATGAGGATGCCGAGCTGGGCGCCGCGGCCCGTGCCCATCATCAGTGCCATGGGCGTGGCCAGGCCGAGCGCGCAGGGGCAGGCGATGATGAGGACGGCGACGGCGGCGGTGAACGCGGCGGCGGTCGGCTCGCCGGTCCCGAGCCAGAAGCCGAGGGTGCCGACCGCGATCATGATGGCGACCGGCACGAACACCCCGGACACGCGGTCCGCGAGCCGCTGGACGGCGGCCTTGCCGTTCTGGGCGTCCTCGACCAGCCGCGCCATCTGGGCGAGCTGGGTGTCGGAGCCGATCCGCGAGGCGCGCACGACCAGGCGCCCGCCCGCGTTGACGGTGGCGCCGACGACGGTGCTGCCCGGGGAGACCTCCACCGGGACGGACTCGCCGGTGAGCATGCTCATGTCGACCGCGGAGGTGCCCGACTCGACGGTGCCGTCGGTGGCGATCTTCTCGCCGGGCCGCACGACGAAGTGGTCGCCGACGGCGAGCCGGTCGACCGGGACGAGCTCCTCGCGCCCGTCCCGCAGGACCGTGACCTCCTTGGCGCCCAGTTCGAGCAGGGCGCGCAGGGCGGTCCCGGCCCGCCGCTTGGACCGCGCCTCGAAGTACTTGCCGAGCAGGATGAAGGACGTGACGCCGGCCGCGACCTCCAGGTAGATGTTGCCGGACCCGTCGGTGCGGGCGATGGTGAACTCGAAGGGGTGCGTCATGCCCGGCGTCCCGGCGGTACCGAGGAAGAGGGCGTAGAGCGACCACAGGAACGCCGCGGTCACGCCGAGCGAGACCAGGGTGTCCATGGTGGCCGTGCCGAGCCTGAGGTTCTTCCACGCCGAGACGTGGAAGGGCAGGGCGCCCCAGACGATGACGGGGGCGGCCAGGGCCAGGGAGGCCCACTGCCAGTAGGTGAACTGCAGGGCGGGGACCATCGCCATGGCGATGACCGGGACCGACAGCGCCAGGGAGACGACGACCCGGTCGCGCAGCGCGCGGGTGGGGTCGGCCTCCTCGGCGGCCTCCTGCTCCCCGGAGCCCTCCGCTCGTGGGACGGTGGCGGTGTACCCGGCCTTCTCGACCTGGGCGACGAGTTCCTCGACCGCGGTCGGCGCGCCGTCGAAGCTGACCCGTGCCTTCTCCGTCGCGAAGTTGACGCTGGCGGTCACGCCGTCGAGCTTGTTCAGGCGCTTCTCGACGCGGTTGGCGCAGGCGGCGCAGGTCATGCCGCCGATGGCCAGTTCGACCGACCGCTCCTCGGTTCTGCTGGTCATCAGCGCTCCATGTCCGTGTCGTCGTGGCCGCCCGCGTCGTCGGGGCGTGCGGTGTCCTCGTGGCCCTGGTCCTCCGCGCGCTCGGCGTCCTGCGTCCGCTCCGGCAGAACGGGGCCGGCCAGGGAGCCGGCCCCGAACATCACGGCGAACACGGCCACGAGGCCCAGAACGTAGAGCCCGAGCTTCGTGGTCACGCCCATGTCAGGCACGCACCTCGTAGCCGGCCTCGTCGATGGCCGCGCGCACCGAGGCGTCGTCGATGTCGCCCTCACCGGTGACGGTCACCTTGCCGGACTCCAGGTCCACCCGCACGTCGGTGATGCCCTTGACCCCGGTGACCTCCTCGGTCACGGAGTTCACGCAGTGCCCGCAGCTCATGCCGTCGACCGTGTAGACAGCGGTAGCCATGTCGCCTCCTGATTCGTGTGGCGGTCTCCGTCGCGGACCGCTCCGACTGGGACCGACTATACCCCTAGGGGGTATCCATCCGTCAAGTCGCTTCACCGCACGTCCGCGACGCGCCCCCACACATTACCCCAGGGGGGTACCAAGGAGCGGCAAAGAAGCCCCCGTCGCGTCCGGACGGATCCGGATCCCGCGGGGGCCGCGTTGAAGAGGGGGTCGGGGGTCGGGGATCGGGCGAGACCGGTGGGGTACGGCTCGACCTCGTCGTCTCCGGGGCCGGTGGGGGCGGCGTCCGGAGGCGGGCCTACTCGGCCTTGAGCTCCAGGCGGGCCACCACGCGCTCGCTCAGGTGGTGCCCGGACAGGGTGAAGCCGGCACGGCGGAACATCTCCACCGTCCCTGTGTAGACCTCCGCGCTCGGGGCGCGCCCGCCCGCGGTGTCGACCGGATAGGCCTCCAGCACCCGGGCGCCGCCGGAGCGGGCGTAGTCGATCGCCCCCTCCAGGAGGCGGCTGCCCAGTCCGCGGCGCCGGCGGCGCGGCGGGAGCCAGAAGCACACCAGCGACCACACGCCCGGCTCACGCGGGTCGGCCGGGCGCAGCGACCGCGAGCGGGAGAGCCGGATGAAGTCCTCCCGGGGCGCCACGGACACCCAGCCGCACGGACCGTCCTCGTCATAGGCGAGGAGCCCCGGCACGCGCCCGTCGAGGGTCAGCCGCCGTAGCTCCTCCTTGTTGTCCACGCCCCGATTCGACCGTTCGCACGAGGTGCTCGCGGTGTGGTCCTTGGCCCGTCTTCGGAAGAACGTGCACCAGCAGTGCCCGTAGGCTCCGGTCGGCCCGAACAGGTTCTCCAGGTCTTCCCACCGCTCGGCGGTGGCGGGCTCGATTGAGACGATGGACATCGGACTCCCTCGACGAGACACACTGGCCGCCACGACTGTGATCCAGAACACTAGCGATGATTCGCCGTGACCGAAAGAACACGCTTGCCCGCGAACGCCCGCTCCTGGGCCGTTCTGGCGCCGTCACCGCACGTCGGACACAGGAAGGGGCGGACCCCGACGGGATCCGCCCCTGCGCCACGGCCGGGGTCAGACCCGTGACCCCTCGGACACGTCCGTGCCCTCGGTGGCCGGGTCCCAGCACTCCACGCCCTTGAGCCCGGGCACGCGGTCCCGCGTGAACACCGGGTCGCGGCCCTCACGGCGCTGCTCGTTGTAGTCCTTGAGCAGCTTGAACGTGATCATCGCCAGCGGCGTGATCGCCACCAGGTTGACCAGGGCCATCAGGCCCATGGTCGTGTCGGCCAGCGTCCACACGAGGTCGATCGAGCCCAGGGCGCCCAGCATGGTGGCCACCAGGAACACGATCTTGTAGCCGAACATGACGCTCTCGTTCCGCGTCAGGTACTCGATGTTCGACTCGCCGTAGTAGTAGTTGCCGAGCACCGAGGTGAACGCGACCAGGATGAGGATCAGGGTCATCAGGTGCAGCGCCCACGGACCGAGCGACGCCATGACCGCGTGCTGGGCCAGGTCGCCCTCCAGTCCACCGTCGAGCGGCTCGGTCCCCCTGCCCAGCAGGACGATGAAGGCGGTCACCGTGCACAGCACGAGGGTGTCGAAGTACACGCCCAGGGTCTGGACGAGCCCCTGCTTGACCGGGTGCGTGACCGACGCGCTGGCCGCGGCGTTGGGGGCGGAACCCAGGCCCGCCTCGTTGGAGAACATGCCCCGGCGCACACCCTGGACGATCACCGTGCCCAGCGCGGCCGCGCCGAACTCGCGCAGGCCGAAGGCGTGCTCGAAGATCATCACGAAGACGCCCGGGACCGCCTGGTAGTTCATCGCCATGATGACCAGGCCGATGATGACGTAGATGGCCGCGAAGGCCGGGATGAGCGCCTGAGCGGTGTGCGCGATCCGGCGGACGCCGCCGAAGATCACCAGCGCGGTGGCCACGACGACCGCGACGCCGACGCCGGCCGACAGCCACAGGCCCGAGCCGGTGCCCAGGGACTCGGAGGAGTTGGTCACGGCACCGGCGATCGTGTTGCTCTGCGCCGCGTTGAAGACCATCGGGAAGGTCAGGATGAGGATGATCGCGAACAGGACCCCCAGCCAGCGCTGGCCGAGCGCCCGCTCCATGTAGTAGGCGGGGCCGCCGCGGTAGCCCGTGCGGTCACGGACCTTGTAGAGCTGGGCGAGGGTGGACTCGACGAAGCTGGCGCCGCCCACGATCAGAGCCATCGCCCACATCCAGAACACCGCGCCGGGGCCGCCCAGGGAGATCGCCACCGCCACACCGACGATGTTTCCGGTCCCCACGCGGGCCGCGGCCGAGATCATGAACGCCTGGAGCGAGGAGACGGCCTTCTTGCCGTCCGGCGCGATCTCGGGCGTTCCCCCGACGACCTTGAACATCTCCGGGATCATCCGGAGCTGGACCAGGCCTGACCCGAAGGTGAAGTACAGGCTGACCACCACGAGCAGGGGGATCAGGATCCAGGCCCAGAAAACGTCGTTGACGCCGCCGATGGCCTCGGTGAGACTCGCGCTGAGGGTGGGTGCTGCGTCTGCGGATATCACGTGGTCGAGCTCCTTCGCTCAGGATGAGGGACAACCGCCCACTCTTACCCGGCAAAGCGATCCGTACCACTATTTGGACAACCCTTGTCCAGACGTTGCCCCTCTGGTGATATTTCCGTTATTCGGAACTATGTCCGAGTTCCTCACCCTCGTCATCGTTCGCCCCACCCGCCGAGCCGCAGGTCAGCCCTGGTGCACGAGGTCCGCGTACTCCGGGTGACGCTCCAGGAACGCCTGGACGAAGGGGCAGATGGGCACGATCCGCAGCTCGCGCGCACGGATGGTGTCGAGGGACTCCCGGACGAGCGCGCTGCCCACGCCGCGGCCCTCGTAGGCGGGG from Nocardiopsis aegyptia harbors:
- a CDS encoding GNAT family N-acetyltransferase; the encoded protein is MSIVSIEPATAERWEDLENLFGPTGAYGHCWCTFFRRRAKDHTASTSCERSNRGVDNKEELRRLTLDGRVPGLLAYDEDGPCGWVSVAPREDFIRLSRSRSLRPADPREPGVWSLVCFWLPPRRRRRGLGSRLLEGAIDYARSGGARVLEAYPVDTAGGRAPSAEVYTGTVEMFRRAGFTLSGHHLSERVVARLELKAE
- a CDS encoding heavy metal translocating P-type ATPase is translated as MTSRTEERSVELAIGGMTCAACANRVEKRLNKLDGVTASVNFATEKARVSFDGAPTAVEELVAQVEKAGYTATVPRAEGSGEQEAAEEADPTRALRDRVVVSLALSVPVIAMAMVPALQFTYWQWASLALAAPVIVWGALPFHVSAWKNLRLGTATMDTLVSLGVTAAFLWSLYALFLGTAGTPGMTHPFEFTIARTDGSGNIYLEVAAGVTSFILLGKYFEARSKRRAGTALRALLELGAKEVTVLRDGREELVPVDRLAVGDHFVVRPGEKIATDGTVESGTSAVDMSMLTGESVPVEVSPGSTVVGATVNAGGRLVVRASRIGSDTQLAQMARLVEDAQNGKAAVQRLADRVSGVFVPVAIMIAVGTLGFWLGTGEPTAAAFTAAVAVLIIACPCALGLATPMALMMGTGRGAQLGILIKGPEVLESTRRVDTVVLDKTGTVTTGTMALAGVTAAPGQDEDELLRLAGALENASEHPIARAIAKGATERVGALPATEDFANIEGRGVQGVVDGHAVLVGRVALLQEWSQDLPEELADAIEAAESEGRTAVAVGWDGRARGVLVVSDTVKPTSAEAVRWFRELGLTPILLTGDNKAVARAVADEVGIEEVVAEVLPKDKVDVVTRLQAEGRTVAMVGDGVNDAAALAQADLGLSMGTGTDVAIEASDLTLVRGDLRAAADAVRLSRRTLGTIRGNLFWAFAYNAAALPIAAAGLLNPMLAGAAMAMSSVFVVTNSQRLRRFRPLTEPAPNE
- a CDS encoding GNAT family N-acetyltransferase, translating into MELTVEDARERSRFEVSVDGNLAGFSAYHLIDDGVLALPHVEVDPAYEGRGVGSALVRESLDTIRARELRIVPICPFVQAFLERHPEYADLVHQG
- a CDS encoding alanine/glycine:cation symporter family protein encodes the protein MISADAAPTLSASLTEAIGGVNDVFWAWILIPLLVVVSLYFTFGSGLVQLRMIPEMFKVVGGTPEIAPDGKKAVSSLQAFMISAAARVGTGNIVGVAVAISLGGPGAVFWMWAMALIVGGASFVESTLAQLYKVRDRTGYRGGPAYYMERALGQRWLGVLFAIILILTFPMVFNAAQSNTIAGAVTNSSESLGTGSGLWLSAGVGVAVVVATALVIFGGVRRIAHTAQALIPAFAAIYVIIGLVIMAMNYQAVPGVFVMIFEHAFGLREFGAAALGTVIVQGVRRGMFSNEAGLGSAPNAAASASVTHPVKQGLVQTLGVYFDTLVLCTVTAFIVLLGRGTEPLDGGLEGDLAQHAVMASLGPWALHLMTLILILVAFTSVLGNYYYGESNIEYLTRNESVMFGYKIVFLVATMLGALGSIDLVWTLADTTMGLMALVNLVAITPLAMITFKLLKDYNEQRREGRDPVFTRDRVPGLKGVECWDPATEGTDVSEGSRV
- a CDS encoding heavy-metal-associated domain-containing protein, which gives rise to MATAVYTVDGMSCGHCVNSVTEEVTGVKGITDVRVDLESGKVTVTGEGDIDDASVRAAIDEAGYEVRA